A window from Listeria seeligeri serovar 1/2b str. SLCC3954 encodes these proteins:
- a CDS encoding aldo/keto reductase, giving the protein MKTVKLNNGVEIPILGFGTYQITEPEEAEKAVREAIKAGYRHIDTAQSYMNEEAVGKGIAESGVPREELFITTKIWVENVSYKGVVTSFERSLHRLGLEYVDLLLIHQPFNDVYGAWLAMEELQKAGKIRAIGISNFGVDKAVDLAEFNEVVPQVNQIEINPFQQQSKNIEALKSEGIMPEAWAPFAEGKNDIFNNPILIKIAKKYNKSVAQVILRWLVEQDVITLSKTVKPERMKENLAIFDFELTEADKNDIATLNEGESQFFSHADPEMIRWMASRKLGV; this is encoded by the coding sequence ATGAAAACAGTAAAATTAAATAATGGTGTAGAAATACCGATTTTAGGATTTGGGACATATCAAATTACAGAACCAGAAGAAGCAGAGAAGGCAGTCAGAGAGGCAATTAAAGCAGGTTACCGTCACATTGATACGGCGCAAAGTTACATGAATGAGGAAGCTGTAGGTAAGGGAATTGCTGAATCAGGCGTTCCTCGCGAAGAATTATTTATTACCACAAAAATTTGGGTGGAAAATGTAAGCTATAAAGGAGTTGTTACTTCTTTTGAACGTTCTTTACATCGTCTTGGTTTAGAGTATGTGGATTTATTACTTATCCATCAGCCATTTAATGATGTATACGGGGCGTGGCTTGCGATGGAAGAACTACAAAAAGCGGGGAAAATAAGGGCGATTGGTATTTCGAATTTTGGGGTTGATAAAGCAGTTGATCTTGCCGAATTTAATGAAGTCGTTCCGCAAGTTAATCAAATCGAAATAAATCCATTTCAACAACAGTCTAAAAATATCGAAGCTTTGAAATCAGAAGGAATTATGCCAGAAGCTTGGGCACCATTTGCGGAAGGGAAAAATGATATATTTAATAATCCGATTTTAATTAAAATCGCGAAGAAATATAACAAATCAGTCGCGCAAGTAATTCTTCGCTGGTTAGTAGAACAAGATGTTATTACACTGTCAAAAACAGTTAAACCAGAACGAATGAAAGAGAATTTGGCGATTTTTGATTTTGAATTAACAGAAGCAGATAAAAATGACATTGCAACATTGAATGAAGGGGAAAGTCAGTTTTTCTCTCACGCGGATCCAGAGATGATTCGCTGGATGGCAAGTCGCAAATTAGGTGTCTAA
- a CDS encoding cyclic nucleotide-binding domain-containing protein has product MYNEKVKEMVQELNKYKLKDKWIRCEKLSKNKIIKGENFLDEFIIIANGILHVENKKFQILHFFSNGDIINQQVASISGENELHLVCDTEVSLVFIDREYFLNYATNKPSYMEWLLEATLVNNKNLYNELIKYDLSAEERIVYALQYLCEKLEIESEDGYQQIPKYINKMKMAKYGKISRKLLNEKLLLLIDKEILKEKQGKFYIKKES; this is encoded by the coding sequence TTGTATAATGAAAAAGTAAAAGAAATGGTCCAAGAATTAAACAAATATAAATTAAAAGATAAATGGATCCGCTGCGAAAAACTCTCTAAAAATAAGATTATCAAAGGAGAAAATTTTTTAGACGAATTTATTATCATTGCAAATGGAATTCTTCATGTGGAAAATAAAAAATTTCAGATTCTCCATTTTTTTTCAAATGGAGATATTATTAATCAACAAGTCGCATCTATTAGTGGCGAAAACGAGTTACACTTAGTATGTGATACGGAAGTTTCGCTCGTTTTTATTGATAGGGAATACTTTTTAAATTACGCCACAAATAAGCCATCCTATATGGAATGGCTTTTAGAAGCTACTTTAGTAAACAATAAAAACTTATATAATGAATTAATTAAATATGACTTATCAGCAGAAGAAAGAATTGTCTACGCATTACAATACCTATGTGAAAAACTAGAAATTGAAAGCGAGGATGGTTATCAACAAATCCCCAAGTATATCAATAAAATGAAAATGGCCAAATACGGCAAAATATCTCGCAAACTCCTAAATGAAAAATTACTCCTTCTTATTGATAAAGAAATACTAAAAGAAAAACAAGGAAAATTCTATATAAAAAAAGAAAGTTAA
- a CDS encoding chloride channel protein: protein MKKLTFAFGIYTLTLGLIVGAIAAFFIGLVHFSTEFLWTFAPEQFNSPWFYPICIGLIGGLLVGLLQIKFGDYPRSMHENMAELKRTGRIEYKNRLFKTIVSAWIILSFGASVGPEAALIGIVGSTTTWIIDHLKLSLKHKEELISLSIGAIISSIFLSPFSGLAEEIDDSTEAKKIPKQSKLLLSILISFSALASFLWLKSFMKIPESIFSIRLPDAGWSWWFVVLFIPMIILGWLFSIYFEQLQVYIAKALSFIKNKMVLALLGGLSIGIFGIISYYLLFSGEHQLIEVTKSVQEFSITALLIIALLKPLLVAICLATGWKGGAIFPAIFSSSVMGYLVTVWLDGPTGFLITIFVAASCTKIVGKPVLTASILLFVFPLQFFPFILLTAFIVNKNWWASFKQLSQHN from the coding sequence ATGAAAAAATTAACATTCGCATTTGGTATTTATACGTTAACGCTCGGACTGATTGTAGGCGCCATTGCTGCATTTTTTATCGGCTTGGTGCATTTTTCGACCGAGTTTTTATGGACTTTTGCACCTGAGCAATTCAATTCACCGTGGTTTTATCCGATTTGTATAGGATTAATCGGTGGCTTGTTGGTCGGGCTTTTACAAATTAAATTTGGTGACTACCCTCGCTCGATGCATGAAAATATGGCGGAATTGAAGCGCACTGGTCGCATCGAGTACAAAAACCGTTTATTTAAAACAATTGTAAGTGCTTGGATTATTCTTTCTTTCGGCGCAAGTGTTGGGCCTGAAGCAGCTTTAATCGGTATTGTTGGTAGCACAACTACATGGATTATTGACCATTTAAAACTGTCTTTGAAACATAAAGAAGAATTGATAAGTTTAAGTATTGGCGCGATTATTTCAAGTATCTTCCTTTCGCCTTTTAGTGGCTTGGCTGAGGAAATTGATGACAGTACAGAAGCTAAGAAAATTCCGAAACAATCTAAGTTACTCTTGTCTATTCTCATTTCTTTTAGTGCACTTGCTTCTTTTTTATGGCTGAAATCATTTATGAAAATCCCCGAAAGTATTTTTTCGATTCGTTTACCTGATGCTGGATGGTCATGGTGGTTTGTTGTACTATTTATCCCGATGATTATTTTAGGATGGTTGTTTAGTATTTATTTCGAGCAACTCCAAGTTTACATAGCCAAAGCCCTTTCTTTCATTAAAAATAAAATGGTGCTTGCGCTACTCGGCGGTCTAAGTATTGGGATATTTGGTATCATTTCTTACTACTTATTATTTTCCGGAGAACATCAACTAATTGAAGTAACAAAATCAGTTCAAGAATTCTCAATTACTGCTTTACTTATTATCGCTCTCCTAAAACCGCTTCTTGTTGCGATTTGTTTGGCTACCGGTTGGAAAGGTGGCGCGATTTTTCCGGCGATTTTCTCTAGTAGTGTGATGGGCTATTTAGTAACTGTATGGCTTGATGGACCTACTGGATTTTTAATCACGATTTTTGTTGCTGCAAGTTGTACGAAAATTGTCGGTAAACCAGTTTTAACTGCTTCCATTCTGTTATTTGTTTTTCCACTACAGTTCTTCCCTTTCATTCTACTAACTGCCTTTATTGTAAATAAAAATTGGTGGGCTAGTTTTAAACAATTGTCGCAACATAATTAA
- a CDS encoding divergent PAP2 family protein: protein MSIFMNTPLIASIIAIVFAQVVKVPIHILVYRKFNVGLMFSTGGMPSSHSAAVTALMTTLAIEYGLDSPYFAIAVVFGIIVMFDATGVRRQAGEQAVVLNRLVTDFQEFVEHAKGLAAPEQAEKTKHLKELLGHKPMEVFFGAVTGVIIGFIMEIIL from the coding sequence ATGTCGATATTTATGAATACACCATTAATTGCATCCATTATTGCGATTGTATTCGCACAAGTAGTTAAAGTGCCGATACATATACTAGTATACCGCAAATTCAATGTCGGACTAATGTTTTCTACTGGAGGCATGCCTAGTTCTCATTCTGCTGCAGTGACTGCTTTAATGACAACACTTGCAATTGAATATGGTTTAGATTCGCCTTACTTCGCTATTGCAGTTGTTTTCGGCATCATTGTAATGTTTGATGCAACAGGAGTTAGACGACAAGCTGGAGAACAAGCTGTCGTATTAAACAGACTAGTTACTGATTTCCAAGAATTCGTAGAGCACGCAAAAGGACTTGCAGCACCTGAACAAGCGGAAAAAACAAAACATTTAAAAGAATTACTTGGTCATAAACCAATGGAAGTTTTCTTTGGAGCTGTGACCGGTGTTATTATTGGGTTTATAATGGAAATTATTTTGTAG
- a CDS encoding Na+/H+ antiporter subunit E, whose amino-acid sequence MAFQLILNIILACLWMFLESSFSFATFIIGFIIGIFLLLFMRRFLGSRFYIFRLFALVKLVFRFLHDLIVSTIHVSRIVLKKDMNIRPGIFRYDTTLETDWEVTMLALLITLTPGTLSIDISDDYKAIYVHSLHVPNIEEEIATIRKSYEGAIMEVFHG is encoded by the coding sequence ATGGCTTTTCAACTTATTCTTAATATAATACTTGCTTGTTTGTGGATGTTTCTTGAGTCATCGTTTAGTTTTGCGACATTTATCATCGGCTTTATCATCGGGATATTCTTGTTACTTTTCATGCGACGCTTTCTTGGGTCACGGTTTTACATTTTCCGTTTGTTCGCGTTAGTCAAATTAGTATTCCGTTTCTTACATGATTTAATCGTTTCTACTATTCATGTAAGCCGGATTGTCTTAAAAAAAGATATGAACATTCGTCCTGGAATTTTCAGATATGATACAACGCTTGAAACTGACTGGGAAGTAACCATGCTTGCTCTACTGATTACCTTAACACCAGGAACGCTTTCGATTGATATTTCGGATGATTACAAGGCAATTTATGTTCATTCACTTCATGTTCCGAATATTGAAGAAGAAATTGCTACCATTCGCAAATCCTATGAGGGCGCGATTATGGAGGTGTTCCACGGATGA
- the mnhG gene encoding monovalent cation/H(+) antiporter subunit G yields the protein MNVIIEIIISVMILIGGLLSILAAIGVIRLPDVYTRTHAAGISNTFGVSLLLFATVGYFFHSGEGFNARVLLAILFIFLTTPVASHLINRAAYDTGVPLAIRIRDQLRSVKKDDIKKKKSLIIRQEQIEKARQEREELEERMEWERREEKIDEREDQEDEQRERDERTIEEQSDDSEHEIIEQDESETEADEDSTDK from the coding sequence GTGAACGTGATAATTGAAATTATTATCTCCGTGATGATTTTAATCGGTGGCTTGCTTAGTATTCTTGCAGCAATTGGCGTTATTCGCTTGCCTGACGTTTATACAAGAACTCATGCAGCTGGGATTAGTAATACTTTCGGAGTCAGCTTGTTATTATTTGCCACAGTTGGCTACTTTTTCCACTCAGGAGAAGGTTTTAATGCGCGGGTGTTGCTCGCTATTCTCTTTATTTTCTTAACAACCCCTGTTGCCTCACACTTAATTAACCGAGCAGCATACGATACTGGGGTTCCACTTGCGATTCGAATTCGTGACCAATTACGTTCGGTGAAAAAAGACGACATCAAGAAGAAGAAGAGTCTTATTATTCGCCAAGAACAAATTGAAAAAGCGCGGCAAGAACGTGAGGAACTTGAGGAACGGATGGAATGGGAACGTCGCGAAGAAAAAATCGACGAACGAGAAGACCAAGAAGATGAACAGCGCGAACGTGATGAACGAACAATTGAAGAACAGTCAGATGATTCCGAGCATGAAATTATCGAACAAGATGAAAGCGAAACAGAAGCAGACGAAGATTCAACTGATAAATAG
- a CDS encoding Na(+)/H(+) antiporter subunit F1: protein MIIQIALSIGLLLYSISTFLYLYRILKGPTTSDKVVALDSIGMNLVAIVALLSMFYDTNAFLDVILLIALLAFIGTVSFAKFIEKGKVIDRERDN, encoded by the coding sequence ATGATAATTCAAATTGCTTTATCCATTGGTTTGCTACTATACTCGATTTCGACTTTTTTATACCTTTACCGAATTTTAAAAGGACCGACCACATCGGACAAAGTAGTAGCGCTCGATTCTATCGGGATGAACTTGGTTGCTATCGTGGCTCTACTATCCATGTTTTATGATACAAATGCATTTCTAGATGTTATTTTACTGATTGCTTTACTTGCATTTATTGGAACAGTTTCCTTTGCTAAATTTATTGAGAAAGGGAAGGTGATTGACCGTGAACGTGATAATTGA
- the menI gene encoding 1,4-dihydroxy-2-naphthoyl-CoA hydrolase MenI, with the protein MGLQETIGIQIISVEKGKAVVQLEVTEKVHQPFGYLHGGVSVVLAEHAASIGAAKSIERDEIVFGLEINANHLASKKSGLITANAEAVHLGKSTQVWEVKITDEVGKLICISRCTIAVKKKRNEKHGGE; encoded by the coding sequence ATGGGACTCCAAGAAACGATCGGTATTCAAATTATTTCAGTAGAAAAAGGAAAAGCAGTAGTTCAATTAGAAGTAACCGAAAAAGTACATCAACCATTTGGCTATTTGCACGGTGGAGTTTCCGTTGTATTAGCAGAGCATGCCGCGAGTATCGGTGCTGCTAAATCTATCGAACGAGACGAAATAGTATTTGGCTTAGAGATTAACGCGAATCATCTTGCTTCTAAAAAATCGGGTCTTATTACAGCGAACGCAGAAGCAGTTCATCTTGGTAAAAGTACTCAAGTATGGGAAGTTAAAATTACAGATGAAGTAGGTAAATTAATTTGTATTAGTCGTTGTACGATTGCAGTGAAAAAGAAAAGAAATGAAAAGCATGGCGGAGAGTAA